The proteins below are encoded in one region of Rhinolophus sinicus isolate RSC01 linkage group LG07, ASM3656204v1, whole genome shotgun sequence:
- the ZBTB7A gene encoding zinc finger and BTB domain-containing protein 7A isoform X1, which translates to MAGGVDGPIGIPFPDHSSDILSGLNEQRTQGLLCDVVILVEGREFPTHRSVLAACSQYFKKLFTSGAVVDQQNVYEIDFVSAEALTALMDFAYTATLTVSTANVGDILSAARLLEIPAVSHVCADLLDRQILAADAGADAGQLDLVDQIDQRNLLRAKEYLEFFQSNPMNSLPPAAAAAAAANFPWSAFGTSEDDLDATKEAVAAAVAAVAAGDCNGLDFYGPGPPAERPSAGDGDEGDSNPGLWPERDEDAPAGGLFPPPVASSAATTQNGHYGRGGEEEVASLSEAAPEPGDSPGFLSGTAEGEDADGTDADGLAASTLLQQMMSSVGRAGAAAAGDSDEESRADDKGVVDYYLKYFSSTHDGDFYPAWSQKVEKKIRAKAFQKCPICEKVIQGAGKLPRHIRTHTGEKPYECNICKVRFTRQDKLKVHMRKHTGEKPYLCQQCGAAFAHNYDLKNHMRVHTGLRPYQCDSCCKTFVRSDHLHRHLKKDGCNGVPSRRGRKPRVRGGGLGGPDPGPGATAPPCTPAPPGSPEARRNGQEKHFKDEDEDEEETSPDGLSRLNVAGAGGGGGDGATGAPADGSFAAGLA; encoded by the exons ATGGCCGGCGGCGTGGACGGCCCCATCGGGATCCCATTCCCTGACCACAGTAGTGACATCCTGAGCGGGCTCAATGAGCAGCGGACGCAAGGCCTGCTGTGCGACGTGGTGATCCTGGTGGAGGGCCGCGAGTTCCCTACGCACCGCTCGGTGCTGGCGGCCTGCAGCCAGTACTTCAAGAAGCTGTTCACGTCGGGCGCCGTGGTGGACCAGCAGAACGTGTACGAGATCGACTTTGTCAGTGCTGAGGCGCTCACGGCCCTCATGGACTTCGCCTACACAGCCACACTCACTGTCAGCACGGCCAACGTGGGCGACATCCTCAGTGCCGCCCGTCTACTTGAGATCCCCGCCGTGAGCCATGTCTGCGCCGACCTCCTTGACCGGCAGATCCTGGCAGCCGACGCGGGCGCCGATGCCGGACAGCTGGACCTCGTAGATCAAATTGATCAGCGAAACCTTCTCCGCGCCAAGGAGTACCTCGAATTCTTCCAGAGCAACCCCATGAATAGCTTGCCCCCTGCggccgccgctgccgctgccgccaATTTCCCGTGGTCCGCCTTTGGCACATCTGAGGATGACCTGGACGCCACCAAGGAGGCAGTggctgctgctgtggctgccGTGGCCGCAGGCGACTGCAATGGCTTGGACTTCTATGGGCCAGGCCCTCCAGCTGAGCGGCCCTCAGCTGGGGATGGGGACGAGGGCGACAGCAACCCGGGCCTATGGCCAGAGCGGGACGAGGATGCCCCTGCGGGGGGCCTCTTTCCACCCCCTGTGGCCTCATCGGCTGCCACCACACAGAATGGCCACTATGGtcggggtggggaggaggaggtggcctCACTGTCAGAGGCAGCCCCGGAGCCAGGCGACTCTCCGGGCTTCCTGTCAGGCACAGCTGAGGGTGAGGACGCGGACGGCACTGATGCCGATGGACTGGCAGCCAGCACGCTGCTCCAACAGATGATGTCGTCAGTGGGCCGGGCAGGGGCGGCAGCAGCGGGGGACAGCGACGAGGAGTCGCGGGCGGACGACAAGGGCGTCGTGGACTACTACCTGAAGTACTTCAGCAGCACCCATGACGGCGACTTCTACCCAGCCTGGTCACAGAAGGTGGAGAAGAAGATCCGGGCCAAGGCCTTCCAGAAGTGTCCCATCTGTGAGAAAGTCATTCAGGGCGCTGGCAAGCTACCACGGCACATCCGGACCCATACTGGCGAGAAGCCCTACGAATGCAACATCTGCAAGGTCCGATTCACCAG GCAGGACAAGCTCAAGGTGCACATGAGGAAGCACACAGGTGAGAAGCCGTACCTGTGCCAGCAGTGCGGGGCGGCCTTCGCCCATAACTACGACCTGAAAAACCACATGCGTGTGCATACTGGCCTGCGGCCCTACCAGTGCGACAGCTGCTGCAAGACCTTCGTCCGCTCTGACCACCTGCACAGACACCTCAAGAAGGACGGCTGCAACGGCGTCCCCTCGCGCCGTGGCCGCAAACCCCGTGTCCGGGGCGGGGGGCTCGGGGGACCTGACCCCGGCCCCGGGGCCACTGCGCCGCCCTGCACCCCTGCCCCGCCCGGCTCCCCTGAGGCCCGGCGTAATGGCCAGGAGAAGCACTTTAAGGACGAGGATGAGGACGAGGAGGAAACCAGCCCCGATGGCCTGAGCAGGTTGAATGTAGCGGGTGCTGGCGGAGGGGGTGGCGATGGGGCCACTGGGGCCCCCGCTGACGGCAGCTTCGCGGCCGGACTCGCCTGA
- the ZBTB7A gene encoding zinc finger and BTB domain-containing protein 7A isoform X2 encodes MAGGVDGPIGIPFPDHSSDILSGLNEQRTQGLLCDVVILVEGREFPTHRSVLAACSQYFKKLFTSGAVVDQQNVYEIDFVSAEALTALMDFAYTATLTVSTANVGDILSAARLLEIPAVSHVCADLLDRQILAADAGADAGQLDLVDQIDQRNLLRAKEYLEFFQSNPMNSLPPAAAAAAAANFPWSAFGTSEDDLDATKEAVAAAVAAVAAGDCNGLDFYGPGPPAERPSAGDGDEGDSNPGLWPERDEDAPAGGLFPPPVASSAATTQNGHYGRGGEEEVASLSEAAPEPGDSPGFLSGTAEGEDADGTDADGLAASTLLQQMMSSVGRAGAAAAGDSDEESRADDKGVVDYYLKYFSSTHDGDFYPAWSQKVEKKIRAKAFQKCPICEKVIQGAGKLPRHIRTHTGEKPYECNICKVRFTRDGSLDWRRIFALGEANSPAGSRELWLMSHFESPMSLRNLINSTSIYGAPAGCQALF; translated from the exons ATGGCCGGCGGCGTGGACGGCCCCATCGGGATCCCATTCCCTGACCACAGTAGTGACATCCTGAGCGGGCTCAATGAGCAGCGGACGCAAGGCCTGCTGTGCGACGTGGTGATCCTGGTGGAGGGCCGCGAGTTCCCTACGCACCGCTCGGTGCTGGCGGCCTGCAGCCAGTACTTCAAGAAGCTGTTCACGTCGGGCGCCGTGGTGGACCAGCAGAACGTGTACGAGATCGACTTTGTCAGTGCTGAGGCGCTCACGGCCCTCATGGACTTCGCCTACACAGCCACACTCACTGTCAGCACGGCCAACGTGGGCGACATCCTCAGTGCCGCCCGTCTACTTGAGATCCCCGCCGTGAGCCATGTCTGCGCCGACCTCCTTGACCGGCAGATCCTGGCAGCCGACGCGGGCGCCGATGCCGGACAGCTGGACCTCGTAGATCAAATTGATCAGCGAAACCTTCTCCGCGCCAAGGAGTACCTCGAATTCTTCCAGAGCAACCCCATGAATAGCTTGCCCCCTGCggccgccgctgccgctgccgccaATTTCCCGTGGTCCGCCTTTGGCACATCTGAGGATGACCTGGACGCCACCAAGGAGGCAGTggctgctgctgtggctgccGTGGCCGCAGGCGACTGCAATGGCTTGGACTTCTATGGGCCAGGCCCTCCAGCTGAGCGGCCCTCAGCTGGGGATGGGGACGAGGGCGACAGCAACCCGGGCCTATGGCCAGAGCGGGACGAGGATGCCCCTGCGGGGGGCCTCTTTCCACCCCCTGTGGCCTCATCGGCTGCCACCACACAGAATGGCCACTATGGtcggggtggggaggaggaggtggcctCACTGTCAGAGGCAGCCCCGGAGCCAGGCGACTCTCCGGGCTTCCTGTCAGGCACAGCTGAGGGTGAGGACGCGGACGGCACTGATGCCGATGGACTGGCAGCCAGCACGCTGCTCCAACAGATGATGTCGTCAGTGGGCCGGGCAGGGGCGGCAGCAGCGGGGGACAGCGACGAGGAGTCGCGGGCGGACGACAAGGGCGTCGTGGACTACTACCTGAAGTACTTCAGCAGCACCCATGACGGCGACTTCTACCCAGCCTGGTCACAGAAGGTGGAGAAGAAGATCCGGGCCAAGGCCTTCCAGAAGTGTCCCATCTGTGAGAAAGTCATTCAGGGCGCTGGCAAGCTACCACGGCACATCCGGACCCATACTGGCGAGAAGCCCTACGAATGCAACATCTGCAAGGTCCGATTCACCAG gGATGGTTCTCTGGACTGGAGGAGAATTTTTGCCTTGGGAGAGGCCAACAGccctgcagggagcagggagctctGGTTGATGAGCCACTTTGAGTCTCCCATGAGCCTGAGGAACTTGATTAATTCCACCAGCATTTATGGAGCTCCTGctgggtgccaggccctgttctag